The proteins below are encoded in one region of Apium graveolens cultivar Ventura chromosome 4, ASM990537v1, whole genome shotgun sequence:
- the LOC141719845 gene encoding secreted RxLR effector protein 161-like, whose product MNCTSPDIAFTISKLSRYTSNPGMDHWKAITKVLRYLRYTSAYGLHYTRYPTVLEGYSDSNWINGVKGSKSKSGYVFTLAGGAISWKSSKQTVVTKCAMEAEFVALDKASEQAEWLRQFLEDIPRWEMPVPPLGIHCDSTAAIGTAERVLFNGMSRHIRRRHNSVRQLLSTGVITIDYIKSKDNTADPLTKGLNRELVEKSSKGMGLKPRTKVDTKETQPY is encoded by the coding sequence ATGAATTGTACAAGTCCAGATATTGCCTTTACTATTAGTAAGCTAAGCCGATACACGAGCAATCCGGGTATGGATCATTGGAAAGCGATAACTAAAGTGCTTAGGTACTTAAGGTATACGAGTGCTTATGGATTGCATTACACGAGATATCCTACTGTACTAGAAGGGTATAGTGATTCAAACTGGATAAATGGTGTTAAAGGATCAAAGTCCAAAAGCGGCTATGTTTTTACACTAGCAGGTGGAGCGATCTCATGGAAATCTTCAAAACAAACGGTTGTGACCAAATGTgcgatggaagctgagtttgttgCTTTGGATAAAGCAAGTGAACAAGCTGAATGGTTGCGCCAATTTTtagaggatattccaagatgggaAATGCCAGTGCCACCACTTGGCATACATTGTGATAGCACTGCAGCAATTGGTACAGCCGAGCGTGTACTATTTAACGGAATGTCGAGGCATATTCGTCGAAGGCACAATTCCGTTAGACAACTACTCTCAACTGGAGTTATCACTATTGACTACATAAAGTCAAAGGATAACACTGCGGATCCGCTAACCAAAGGGTTAAATAGAGAGTTAGTTGAGAAATCATCGAAAGGAATGGGACTAAAGCCCAGAACAAAAGTCGATACAAAGGAAACCCAACCTTattga